A genomic segment from Bos taurus isolate L1 Dominette 01449 registration number 42190680 breed Hereford chromosome 1, ARS-UCD2.0, whole genome shotgun sequence encodes:
- the CD80 gene encoding T-lymphocyte activation antigen CD80 isoform X1, whose amino-acid sequence MGHTMKWGTLPPKRPCLWLSQLLVLTGLFYFCSGITPKSVTKRVKETVMLSCDYNTSTEELTSLRIYWQKDSKMVLAILPGKVQVWPEYKNRTITDMNDNPRIVILALRLSDSGTYTCVIQKPDLKGAYKLEHLTSVRLMIRADFPVPTINDLGNPSPNIRRLICSTSGGFPRPHLYWLENGEELNATNTTLSQDPETKLYMISSELDFNMTSNHSFLCLVKYGDLTVSQTFYWQESKPTPSANQHLTWTIIIPVSAFGISVIIAVILTCLTCRNAAIRRQRRENEVEMQSCSQSP is encoded by the exons ATGGGTCACACAATGAAGTGGGGAACACTACCACCCAAGCGCCCATGCCTCTGGCTCTCTCAGCTCTTGGTGCTCACTGGTCTTTTTTACTTCTGTTCAG GCATCACCCCAAAGAGTGTGACCAAAAGAGTGAAAGAAACAGTAATGCTATCCTGTGATTACAACACATCCACTGAAGAACTGACAAGCCTTCGGATCTATTGGCAAAAGGATAGTAAAATGGTGCTGGCCATCCTGCCTGGAAAAGTGCAGGTGTGGCCTGAATACAAGAACCGCACCATCACTGACATGAACGATAACCCCCGCATTGTGATCCTGGCTCTGCGCCTGTCGGACAGTGGCACCTACACCTGTGTTATTCAGAAGCCTGATTTGAAAGGGGCTTATAAACTGGAGCACCTGACTTCCGTGAGGTTAATGATCAGAG CTGACTTCCCTGTCCCTACCATAAATGATCTTGGAAATCCATCTCCTAATATCAGAAGGCTAATTTGCTCAACCTCTGGAGGTTTTCCAAGGCCCCACCTCTACTGGTTGGAAAATGGAGAAGAATTAAATGCTACCAACACAACACTGTCCCAAGATCCTGAAACCAAGCTCTACATGATTAGCAGTGAACTGGATTTCAACATGACAAGCAATCACAGCTTCTTGTGTCTTGTCAAGTATGGAGACTTAACAGTGTCACAGACCTTCTACTGGCAAGAAT CCAAACCAACCCCTTCTGCTAATCAGCACCTGACCTGGACCATTATTATCCCAGTCTCAGCATTTGGGATTTCTGTGATCATTGCAGTTATACTAACATGCCTGACCTGCA GAAATGCTGCAATACgcagacagagaagggagaaTGAAGTGGAAATGCAAAGTTGCTCTCAGTCTCCATAG
- the CD80 gene encoding T-lymphocyte activation antigen CD80 (The RefSeq protein has 1 substitution compared to this genomic sequence) translates to MGHTMKWGTLPPKRPCLWLSQLLVLTGLFYFCSGITPKSVTKRVKETVMLSCDYNTSTEELTSLRIYWQKDSKMVLAILPGKVQVWPEYKNRTITDMNDNPRIVILALRLSDSGTYTCVIQKPDLKGAYKLEHLTSVRLMIRADFPVPTINDLGNPSPNIRRLICSTSGGFPRPHLYWLENGEELNATNTTLSQDPETKLYMISSELDFNMTSNHSFLCLVKYGDLTVSQTFYWQESKPTPSANQHLTWTIIIPVSAFGISVIIAVILTCLTCRNAAIRRQRRENEVEMESCSQSP, encoded by the exons ATGGGTCACACAATGAAGTGGGGAACACTACCACCCAAGCGCCCATGCCTCTGGCTCTCTCAGCTCTTGGTGCTCACTGGTCTTTTTTACTTCTGTTCAG GCATCACCCCAAAGAGTGTGACCAAAAGAGTGAAAGAAACAGTAATGCTATCCTGTGATTACAACACATCCACTGAAGAACTGACAAGCCTTCGGATCTATTGGCAAAAGGATAGTAAAATGGTGCTGGCCATCCTGCCTGGAAAAGTGCAGGTGTGGCCTGAATACAAGAACCGCACCATCACTGACATGAACGATAACCCCCGCATTGTGATCCTGGCTCTGCGCCTGTCGGACAGTGGCACCTACACCTGTGTTATTCAGAAGCCTGATTTGAAAGGGGCTTATAAACTGGAGCACCTGACTTCCGTGAGGTTAATGATCAGAG CTGACTTCCCTGTCCCTACCATAAATGATCTTGGAAATCCATCTCCTAATATCAGAAGGCTAATTTGCTCAACCTCTGGAGGTTTTCCAAGGCCCCACCTCTACTGGTTGGAAAATGGAGAAGAATTAAATGCTACCAACACAACACTGTCCCAAGATCCTGAAACCAAGCTCTACATGATTAGCAGTGAACTGGATTTCAACATGACAAGCAATCACAGCTTCTTGTGTCTTGTCAAGTATGGAGACTTAACAGTGTCACAGACCTTCTACTGGCAAGAAT CCAAACCAACCCCTTCTGCTAATCAGCACCTGACCTGGACCATTATTATCCCAGTCTCAGCATTTGGGATTTCTGTGATCATTGCAGTTATACTAACATGCCTGACCTGCA GAAATGCTGCAATACgcagacagagaagggagaaTGAAGTGGAAATGCAAAGTTGCTCTCAGTCTCCATAG